One genomic segment of Anaerotignum faecicola includes these proteins:
- a CDS encoding YihY/virulence factor BrkB family protein produces MQRVRRVLKNTVRGYITKDVGKRAASLTYYLLFAIFPFLVALISILGLLHLPMISLEGEAAAFLPADVITLLNRTITHMTEASNGAIFTFGVVFALWFPFRAVRNMTEEVSDIYGGEKPTHHTLRVLLLAIFILFLIPAMLFLMIIGDSVLNYVAQFLPITVEFISFWTKARFLSMGFALILLTSAVYYLSPSQPPKWRYIFPGALLSTSFWMLYSVFFSYYVDHMGNYSVIYGSIGAIIAFLIWLNLSLTALLLGAVFNQALRETAAHEKLSSEI; encoded by the coding sequence ATGCAAAGAGTAAGGCGAGTTTTGAAAAATACCGTCCGCGGTTATATCACGAAGGATGTCGGCAAGCGAGCAGCTTCACTGACGTATTATCTCCTGTTTGCGATTTTCCCCTTTCTGGTTGCGCTGATTTCCATTTTGGGGTTGCTGCATCTGCCGATGATTTCGCTTGAGGGCGAGGCGGCGGCGTTTCTGCCTGCGGATGTAATCACGCTGCTGAACCGGACGATTACCCACATGACGGAGGCATCCAATGGGGCAATTTTCACCTTTGGTGTGGTGTTTGCGCTGTGGTTTCCGTTTCGGGCGGTAAGAAATATGACAGAGGAGGTTTCGGATATCTATGGCGGCGAAAAGCCGACGCATCATACGCTGCGGGTGCTGCTGCTGGCAATATTCATTCTGTTTCTGATTCCTGCAATGCTGTTTCTGATGATTATCGGGGACTCTGTTTTGAACTATGTGGCGCAGTTTCTGCCGATTACGGTGGAATTTATCTCCTTCTGGACAAAGGCGCGTTTCCTTTCCATGGGCTTTGCGCTGATTCTGTTGACCTCGGCAGTGTATTATCTTTCGCCGAGTCAGCCGCCGAAGTGGCGATATATCTTCCCCGGGGCGCTGCTTTCTACATCCTTCTGGATGCTGTATTCCGTATTTTTCTCGTATTATGTAGACCACATGGGGAACTATTCCGTGATTTACGGCTCTATCGGGGCAATTATCGCCTTCCTCATCTGGCTGAATCTTTCGCTGACGGCACTGCTTCTGGGGGCAGTGTTTAATCAGGCGTTGCGCGAAACCGCCGCTCATGAAAAACTTTCTTCCGAAATCTGA
- a CDS encoding TolC family protein, which translates to MKNMLYKAKGALALTLAVSICGAQCVPVFAAEALSAAQQGVQVTPVKELTEEEKAALQLPKLTAEEALAKAKKHSPDLREIQDTLDYLDDTLDDIDRSAGGTVTVPNVEYKKWVNDGWQKVVSAVYQAEQGKKQARIGEDLQNLGLEVSVKSYFTSIKSNEDTLSLTKKNAEIQKKLYEQGQEKNRLGLLSKYNLNQLEIAAKQAQDNVALLEASMEQLYIKLNDLMGEKADARFEYVYDVTYTPYKLSLPMEQYLNAALKKDLTIQLKELALDSAKFTKNYVGESNTRLDSNTQEYNYDTAKRNLKTAKTDKEMAIRNAYLQLQQMETQITSAQSSLTKAQADYRAAQINLRAGNVTKTAVEQAEMGVVSAQNSLNQLIYNYDMLVFTFENPSLLGNTAQAQ; encoded by the coding sequence ATGAAAAATATGTTATATAAGGCAAAAGGCGCACTGGCGCTGACCCTTGCGGTGAGCATCTGCGGGGCGCAGTGTGTGCCTGTGTTTGCGGCTGAGGCTCTTTCCGCGGCGCAGCAGGGCGTGCAGGTGACACCTGTGAAGGAGCTGACAGAGGAGGAGAAGGCGGCATTGCAGCTGCCGAAGCTGACCGCAGAGGAAGCATTGGCGAAGGCGAAAAAGCATAGCCCCGACCTGAGAGAAATTCAGGATACCTTGGATTATCTGGATGATACGCTGGATGACATCGACAGAAGCGCAGGCGGCACGGTTACTGTGCCAAATGTGGAATATAAAAAATGGGTGAATGACGGCTGGCAGAAGGTTGTTTCTGCTGTTTATCAGGCAGAGCAGGGCAAAAAGCAGGCAAGAATCGGCGAGGATCTGCAAAACCTTGGTCTGGAGGTTTCCGTAAAATCCTATTTTACCTCCATCAAGAGTAATGAGGATACCTTGTCTCTGACGAAGAAAAACGCTGAAATCCAGAAAAAGCTGTATGAACAGGGGCAGGAAAAGAACCGTCTGGGCCTTCTGAGCAAGTATAACCTGAATCAGCTGGAGATTGCGGCAAAGCAGGCGCAGGATAATGTGGCACTGCTGGAGGCAAGCATGGAGCAGCTTTACATCAAGCTGAATGATCTGATGGGTGAAAAGGCAGATGCCCGTTTTGAATATGTCTATGACGTTACCTATACGCCTTATAAGCTGAGTCTGCCGATGGAGCAGTATCTCAACGCGGCACTGAAAAAGGATCTGACCATTCAGCTGAAGGAGCTTGCATTGGATTCTGCGAAGTTTACGAAAAACTATGTTGGTGAATCGAATACGCGTCTGGATTCCAATACACAGGAATATAATTATGACACCGCAAAGCGTAATCTGAAAACGGCAAAAACCGATAAGGAAATGGCAATCCGCAATGCGTATCTGCAGCTGCAGCAGATGGAAACACAGATTACCTCTGCACAGTCCTCTCTGACAAAGGCACAGGCAGATTACCGTGCGGCGCAGATTAACCTGCGGGCAGGCAATGTGACAAAAACAGCTGTAGAGCAGGCAGAAATGGGCGTTGTTTCCGCACAGAACAGCCTGAATCAGTTGATTTATAATTACGATATGCTGGTATTTACCTTTGAAAACCCCAGTCTTCTGGGCAACACTGCACAGGCGCAGTAA
- a CDS encoding sodium/proline symporter — MISAKVLIMLTILVYLGGMIIIGIYCSKKNENVGDFYLGGRKLGPFVTAMSAEASDMSSYLLMGLPGLAYLSGVADVGWTAIGLAIGTYLNWLVVAKKIRIYTHRLDAITIPDFFSRRYHDEKNILMCIAAVVIIIFFIPYTASGFAACGKLFSTLFGVNYIPAMVISAIVIVLYTAMGGFLAASTTDLIQGIVMSIALLIIVFFGIHIAGGFDAVMDNARSMTGYLSLTMTHDPVSKTASPYGFLTICSTLAWALGYFGMPHILLRFMAIEDHNKLKLSRRIAVIWVVIAMGVAILIGIIGNAMTKVGAVPLLEGSASETIIVCISDLLSKHGCLAAIVAGIVLSGILAATMSTADSQLLAASSSISHNLLGGFFRVNISEKAAMQAARVSVLVISVIAAFIARDPNSSVFGIVSFAWAGFGAAFGPVVLTALFWRRSNKQGALAGMIVGGVMVFVWKYLIRPMGGIWGIYELLPAFLLALAAIIIVSLATQAPEQAVLEEYDAVTKELKNEK; from the coding sequence ATGATTTCAGCAAAGGTTTTAATCATGCTCACAATTCTGGTCTATCTGGGCGGCATGATTATCATTGGGATTTATTGTTCCAAGAAAAATGAAAATGTAGGCGATTTCTATCTGGGCGGCAGAAAGCTTGGCCCATTTGTTACGGCAATGTCCGCAGAGGCATCGGATATGAGCAGCTACTTATTGATGGGGCTGCCCGGTCTGGCATATTTAAGCGGTGTGGCGGATGTTGGCTGGACGGCAATCGGGCTTGCCATCGGTACATATCTGAACTGGTTGGTTGTCGCAAAGAAAATCCGTATTTATACACACAGACTGGATGCCATTACAATTCCGGATTTCTTCTCCCGTCGATATCATGATGAGAAGAATATTCTGATGTGCATTGCGGCTGTGGTTATCATTATTTTCTTCATCCCCTATACAGCAAGCGGCTTCGCTGCATGCGGCAAGCTGTTCAGCACCCTGTTTGGTGTGAATTATATTCCTGCCATGGTCATCAGTGCGATTGTTATTGTGCTGTATACCGCGATGGGCGGCTTCCTTGCAGCAAGCACCACAGACCTGATTCAGGGGATTGTGATGAGTATTGCGCTGCTGATTATCGTATTCTTCGGGATTCATATTGCAGGCGGCTTTGATGCCGTAATGGATAACGCAAGAAGCATGACAGGCTATCTGAGCCTGACCATGACACACGATCCCGTCAGCAAGACCGCATCTCCCTACGGCTTCCTGACCATCTGCTCCACATTGGCGTGGGCATTGGGCTATTTCGGTATGCCCCATATTCTGCTGCGCTTCATGGCGATTGAGGATCATAATAAGCTGAAATTATCCAGAAGAATTGCGGTTATCTGGGTTGTCATTGCGATGGGTGTTGCCATTCTGATTGGTATCATCGGGAATGCGATGACAAAGGTTGGCGCGGTTCCCCTTCTGGAGGGCAGTGCATCCGAAACGATTATCGTATGCATTTCCGACCTGCTGAGCAAGCATGGCTGCCTTGCGGCAATCGTTGCAGGTATTGTGCTTTCCGGTATTCTGGCGGCAACCATGTCCACGGCGGATTCTCAGCTTCTGGCGGCATCCTCCAGTATTTCCCATAACCTTTTGGGCGGCTTCTTCCGTGTGAATATTTCCGAAAAGGCGGCAATGCAGGCGGCAAGAGTTTCCGTTCTGGTAATTTCCGTGATTGCAGCCTTCATTGCGAGAGACCCCAACAGCTCCGTTTTCGGTATCGTATCCTTCGCATGGGCAGGCTTCGGTGCGGCATTCGGCCCCGTTGTGCTGACAGCGCTGTTCTGGAGACGCTCCAATAAGCAGGGCGCACTGGCAGGCATGATTGTCGGCGGTGTGATGGTATTCGTATGGAAATATCTGATTCGTCCCATGGGCGGTATCTGGGGCATTTATGAGCTGCTGCCCGCATTCCTGCTGGCTCTGGCGGCAATCATTATTGTCAGCCTTGCAACACAGGCACCCGAACAGGCTGTTCTGGAAGAATATGACGCAGTGACAAAGGAACTGAAAAACGAAAAATAA
- a CDS encoding SDR family NAD(P)-dependent oxidoreductase, with product MKALITGATSGIGREMAKILAVRGVDLIIASRDEKKMKSLAKRLPVAVRTIAVDLSKAEDCYRLYDAVKAEEIDILINNAGFGAYGATWDVPLETELNMLDLNVRAVQILTKLFLADFRKRGSGRILNVASSAGFLAGPLMSGYYATKGYVLRLSEAISEELRQEGSRVTVTALCPGHVETNFDARAKVRRSIGGVSAKRVAQAGIEGMLRGKVVVLPGALMKMTYVGEKLLPESWMLKIAYRAQARKG from the coding sequence GTGAAAGCATTGATTACGGGCGCAACGAGCGGCATCGGGCGTGAAATGGCGAAAATATTGGCTGTACGGGGCGTGGATTTAATCATTGCCAGCAGGGACGAAAAAAAGATGAAAAGCCTTGCCAAGCGGCTGCCTGTGGCAGTGCGGACGATAGCCGTGGATTTATCCAAAGCAGAGGACTGCTATCGGCTGTATGACGCGGTAAAGGCGGAAGAAATTGATATCCTCATCAATAACGCAGGCTTCGGGGCGTATGGCGCAACATGGGATGTTCCGCTGGAAACGGAGCTGAATATGCTGGATTTGAACGTGCGCGCGGTGCAGATTCTGACAAAGCTGTTTCTGGCAGATTTCCGTAAGCGTGGCAGTGGGCGTATCCTCAATGTGGCATCCTCTGCGGGCTTTCTGGCAGGGCCGCTGATGTCCGGCTATTATGCGACAAAGGGCTATGTGCTGCGGCTGAGCGAGGCCATTTCCGAGGAGCTGCGGCAGGAGGGAAGTCGGGTGACAGTGACGGCTCTCTGCCCCGGACATGTGGAGACGAATTTTGATGCGCGCGCAAAGGTACGCCGTTCCATTGGCGGCGTTTCCGCGAAAAGAGTCGCGCAGGCAGGGATAGAGGGGATGCTCCGCGGCAAGGTGGTTGTCCTGCCTGGGGCATTGATGAAAATGACCTATGTCGGAGAAAAGCTTTTACCTGAGTCATGGATGCTGAAAATTGCCTATCGGGCACAGGCAAGGAAGGGTTGA